Genomic DNA from Ancylothrix sp. D3o:
GGTTCTTCCGGGCCACATCTTCATATTGAGAGATACCAGGCCGGCCAATTAGATTGGAAAGTCCATGAACACTTGAAAACAGCAATTGCTCTCCCCAAACCATGAAACCCAATACTATTGCAGTTGCGGCGTTGGGTGTCCTGGGATTTGAAATATTCAGGAATCCCCCTACTACTATCGCCCAAAATACAATCTTTAACTCCAACATTCCAACTAACATTTCCACCAAAAAAATAGCATTATCTGCCGGCCATTGGATTTATGCCCGTAGTGAAACCGGCGCCGCTGGAGAAAAAGAAATGAACAAATTAATCGTCGAAGCTCTCCAGCCAATGTTAGAGGAAACTGGTTGGAAAGTTATCCGTCCTGATTCGTTAACTATGATGAAAAAATGGAATGTTTGGGAGCAATACATCGCCGACATCCCCAACTTGGAAAATCAAAATTATCAAGTTCTGGAAATTCATGGTCAACCTGGCCGGTGGGGTACTGGAGTTATCGGTAATCCTAATGACCCCTTTGATTCCAAATTAATCAAACAATTTGGGATTTTAAAAGCTGATAGAGGCCGGTATGGCGTCACTCGCTCTGGACGTAATGGCACGATTTTAGAAGTCTTTGCCTCGGATCAGCTTCCCCCAACTGCTGAGGGTAAACAAAAGCTTGCCAAACAACTTGCCAGAACAATCACCGATGCTCTCAATGAGCCATGAAACTTATTTCTGCCATTGCTTTTATGATTTAAATAGCCGTAATGAGCCATGAAACTTATCTCTACCATTGCTTTAATGGTTTTAATAGCTGTTTGGTATGATGCCTCCCCAACCAAATCCCAACTAAACAGCCAAGAAACTTCCACTTTTCCTGATGTAAGCGCAGATAAAACATTTGAGTATTTCAAAGAAGTAGCACTAAAATCTGAGTTTGGCAGTTCAGATGATGGTGTAATCAAGAAATGGATGGTTCCTATAAAGCTAGAGATAGCCGGTCTTCCCACTCCCGCAGATTTACAAACACTGGAAGCTGTCACCAATGAGTTAAAACTACTGACCAATTTACCAATAGAATTCGTTAAACCAAACACTGGGAATATGCGAATCCGGTTTACCCCTGAAGAAAACTTTAAGAAATTTATTCCCAGTTATCAAGCCGGTAATAGCGGCTTCTTCTGGTTGAACTGGGATGAAACCAAACAAATAACGGGCGCTGAGATTTTAATCTCCACCACAGGTGTCACCCAAAAAGAACGCTCTCATCTTATCCGAGAAGAATTAACACAGGCGTTTGGGTTGCCGGCGGATTCTAATAAATATCCTAACAGCATTTTTTATCAAGGTTGGACAGACATTACCGAGTATTCATCGCTTGATAAAAAGTTAATCAAGATGCTCTACAACCCCCAAGTTAAACCAGGGATAAATGAAACTCAAATAGAAAAGCTGTGGAGGGATAACCCGCTATGATTAATCCCACCGGCCTCTCAATCATCGCCATTTCTACTTTAGGATTAGCCATTGTCGGTCAATCTTCTCCAACACCGGCACCCAGCCAAATTTCTATGCACAAGAATACGATTAGCCCTTTATCAGGAGCCGTTAAAAATGGGAATGTTCAAGCGTTCTTGCAAACAATTGCTTTTGCCGAGGGCACTGCCGGCCCAGATGGCTATCGCATGATGTTCACCGGCCAATTATTCAATTCTTTTAGCGAACACCCTAATGTCAAGAATTGCTCACTTTATAAAGGGAAACCTTTGTGTAGTACCGCAGCCGGTAAATACCAATTTCTCAAACCAACGTGGGATGAAGTCGCTCGTAAATTAAAGCTACCGGATTTTAGTCCAGAATCCCAAGACCTAGCTGCTGTCCAATTAATTAAACAGGCCGGTGCATACCAAGATATTCTGGCCGGCCAGTTTGATGATGCTGTATTAAAACTTGCGCCTACCTGGGCCTCTTTCCCCACTGCTGAAGGGAAAAGCTACTACAACCAACCATCTAAAAAGCTGACTGAGTTGCGAAAAGTTTACCAGCAGGCCGGTGGTAAATTTAAATAATATTTTTTGCTAAAACTCAACAATAGCTCTAATAGAATTTCACACTTATTAATAGTAAATAGCTTGAAGATTAGTATATAATATTTATATTGGTTTTAACTTGCATTAATGGCTATACCATCCGAAATTATAGCTCTTCTTGAGCGACTCAATCAAGAACTAGAACAAGCTGAACAAGATGCTACAGAAGGGCTATCCTTAGTCAGACAAAGGTTATCCCGCTTTCCGACTAACGTTTTGCTTCTTCAAATTTTTGGTGCTTTGAATAATATCATCCTTTTTGTAGAAATATATAGAGGCCGGATTCAAAGTATAGAAGCTCGCATTTCTTCAGAAAATACGTCAACCGAAATACTACAGGAGGCAGGAGAAGATTTGGGAGCAATCCTAGGGCGGGTATTAGAAGTTAAAATAAATGCGTGGAATCTCAAAAATCGTTTGGAGAACGGACAATGACACAATCATCCATGAGCGAACAGGAACAACGCGAACTAGCAGAAATACTTGAACTTGCCAAATTAACCGAACAGAAGGCTAAAGAATTGTGCGACTTTACATTGGAAATAGACCAAAAATACGAAAAACGTTTGGCTCAGTTAAAAGTTGCTAAAAAATTGAAAGTTGCCGGTCTTTCTTAGATACTCACGTCTGAATATCTTAGAACGCCTCCATTCCTCCACTCCCCCATAGCAGTCCCAGTTTATGGGGGATATAAATTTATTTATCAGAATTGTTATCTATGAAATATCCTCGGATTGTTTCAGCAAAAGCCATTGATAATCAAACTTTGGTTATAAAATTTACCAATAATAAACTTAGAAAGTACGACATCTCTAAATTATTAGAGAATCATCTGTTTGCTAAATTTCATAACGCAGCTTTCTTTAAAAGCTTTAAGATTGAGGAAGGTGGTTATGGGTTAGTCTGGGATGAAGACGTTGACCGACGTGAGTATGAGCTTTGGCAAAATGGAAAAAGTTTCACACCAGTTGATAGCAGATGAGATTGTTTAATTACTTATTCAACTTGAGCCTAGTAATTCGATAAAATATTAGGCAGCAGAGCTATCGCTGTTGCTGTATTTCTTGATGCAGAGCTAGGTAATGACGATAATCATTTGCCCATTCTATAAATAGAGCATCATCTGCTACTAACCCTTGATTGTATTGCTCAAAGAATTCTTCTCATTCCATCTGATGCCGGTTTTTATATAAACTCAACCGCTTTTTGACGGCAACTAAAGCATCTAATGGCGATGTGTATTCAATGGTTTTTTTACGCATTAACTTTTTATCCCATTTTGTGTCTGTTTGACTATATGCCCATACTTTTGTACTATTTAGCTATAAATTCTTTTGCCCATACAAAGGGAATATCTGCGGCCTCCGCAGCCGCTTTATCCTCTGGCCGGTCTCCCACAAACAAACACTCCGAAGCATTGTGTATTTGCCGCGCCAAAAGCAGCATCCCTGGCCCAGGTTTTCTGAATTTCCCCTGAAGCTTTAGTTCTACCGTTTGATTAGAAGTAGGACTATAGAGAATATGGTTGTCTTGCCAATCCTCGTTTCTCCAATAGCGCAGACATTTTTTCCCTTGCAAATCAGGGCAGAAGTAGCATTCTTCTATCTCAGGGAAAAGTTCTAAGCAAAATTTCATCTCTTGCATAGCTTCTTGTAAGGTTTTATGGCCGGCTTCAACACCCCCTTGGTTGGAGCAAATAACAATATTCCAGCCATCTTGCTTGTATTGGGTTACAACTTTTTGTACACCTACAATAGGCTTTTGATCCGAAGGGTTCTGAACAAATTTCCCCCGTGATTTTGGTCTAACAAGAGTCCCATCTTTGTCAAGTAAAAGTAACGGCGGCTGAGTTTCCATTATTTTAGGTTTTCTACTAAATTTTCGTTCCATTGACTAAACGCTCATTTCCAGAACACTGATTGATGAAGTGGCTTGAAAGCTGTACTATTAAGTCTCTGGAGTAAGAGTTAAACCGCGATATACTTGCTCAATTGGGAATGATAGATTGATGCTTTTTAGTTCAATGGTGTCACCGGCCCCATAGTTAATAATCATCCATTGTCCCGCATCATTTTTGTGGTACAGGTCGATTTCAATGGAGGTAGAACTTACCAATAAGTAATCTTTCAAGACCGGGTTATTTTGATACATTCTGAATTTACCACCCCTGTCGTAAGCTTCGGTGCTTTTGGAGAGAACTTCCACGATTAAGCAAGGGTAGGTAATATACTGGGTTGTCGTTTTGTCGCGTTCGTCACAAGTGACGCTGGCATCTGGATAAGTGTAGTCTTCGCTTTCAACAATCTTTACTTTGATGTCAGAGTTTCCCGTAATGCAGCCACTTCCGTCTAAATGAGCATCAAACAGGGCGGTAAGTTTGATAGCAATGCGGCCATGATTGATGCTGCCTCCTGTCATGGCATAAACTTGCCCGTTAATCAGTTCATGTTTTTCTAGTTGCTGAGATTCCCAGGCAAAATATTCTTCAGGGGTAAAGTTTGGGGGATTATCTTTGACAGCGATCATAATGGG
This window encodes:
- a CDS encoding DUF2442 domain-containing protein, coding for MKYPRIVSAKAIDNQTLVIKFTNNKLRKYDISKLLENHLFAKFHNAAFFKSFKIEEGGYGLVWDEDVDRREYELWQNGKSFTPVDSR
- a CDS encoding glycoside hydrolase family 104 protein is translated as MINPTGLSIIAISTLGLAIVGQSSPTPAPSQISMHKNTISPLSGAVKNGNVQAFLQTIAFAEGTAGPDGYRMMFTGQLFNSFSEHPNVKNCSLYKGKPLCSTAAGKYQFLKPTWDEVARKLKLPDFSPESQDLAAVQLIKQAGAYQDILAGQFDDAVLKLAPTWASFPTAEGKSYYNQPSKKLTELRKVYQQAGGKFK
- a CDS encoding DUF2927 domain-containing protein translates to MKLISTIALMVLIAVWYDASPTKSQLNSQETSTFPDVSADKTFEYFKEVALKSEFGSSDDGVIKKWMVPIKLEIAGLPTPADLQTLEAVTNELKLLTNLPIEFVKPNTGNMRIRFTPEENFKKFIPSYQAGNSGFFWLNWDETKQITGAEILISTTGVTQKERSHLIREELTQAFGLPADSNKYPNSIFYQGWTDITEYSSLDKKLIKMLYNPQVKPGINETQIEKLWRDNPL
- a CDS encoding HAD-IIIA family hydrolase, which produces METQPPLLLLDKDGTLVRPKSRGKFVQNPSDQKPIVGVQKVVTQYKQDGWNIVICSNQGGVEAGHKTLQEAMQEMKFCLELFPEIEECYFCPDLQGKKCLRYWRNEDWQDNHILYSPTSNQTVELKLQGKFRKPGPGMLLLARQIHNASECLFVGDRPEDKAAAEAADIPFVWAKEFIAK
- a CDS encoding Uma2 family endonuclease; the protein is MIAVKDNPPNFTPEEYFAWESQQLEKHELINGQVYAMTGGSINHGRIAIKLTALFDAHLDGSGCITGNSDIKVKIVESEDYTYPDASVTCDERDKTTTQYITYPCLIVEVLSKSTEAYDRGGKFRMYQNNPVLKDYLLVSSTSIEIDLYHKNDAGQWMIINYGAGDTIELKSINLSFPIEQVYRGLTLTPET